A section of the Alkalihalobacillus sp. LMS39 genome encodes:
- the yycI gene encoding two-component system regulatory protein YycI: protein MDWSKTKSIFIVAFLCLNAFLFYQLQEFNHANNINVNTTTPFQEVLHELNVVIEDDIETDPTTGFHIVAKEVKVTEAIVSLLTNQKAEVVNETTIVSQLDVPYQINPDEDMREQLKVFLADFVYQGETYALSQFDTDKKLATFMKKYEDKVMYSSERAPLILQFDENYQVIRYQQVVVEVDSSGREQEFLSGMKAIEILLNEQIVRANDTITHVEFAYHSSFQPVENIEVFAPMWRIRVNDDDYLVYAIEGSIQDIS, encoded by the coding sequence ATGGATTGGAGTAAAACAAAATCAATTTTTATCGTGGCATTCCTGTGCTTAAATGCCTTTCTGTTTTATCAACTTCAAGAATTTAATCATGCAAACAATATTAATGTCAATACAACAACACCGTTTCAAGAAGTGTTACATGAATTAAATGTCGTTATTGAGGATGATATTGAAACAGACCCAACAACAGGCTTTCATATTGTTGCAAAAGAAGTGAAAGTGACAGAGGCGATAGTGAGCTTGTTGACGAATCAAAAGGCTGAGGTTGTCAATGAAACAACAATTGTTTCACAGCTAGATGTGCCATATCAAATCAACCCTGATGAAGATATGCGAGAACAGTTAAAGGTCTTTCTAGCTGATTTTGTGTACCAAGGAGAAACATATGCCTTATCGCAATTCGATACTGACAAAAAGCTCGCCACGTTTATGAAAAAATATGAAGATAAAGTGATGTATTCGTCTGAACGAGCTCCGCTTATTTTACAATTCGATGAAAACTATCAAGTCATTCGATACCAACAAGTTGTCGTGGAAGTGGATTCTTCTGGTCGTGAGCAAGAGTTTTTATCTGGTATGAAGGCGATTGAGATTTTGTTAAATGAGCAAATTGTTCGAGCAAATGATACGATTACACATGTGGAGTTTGCGTATCATAGCTCATTCCAACCTGTTGAAAATATAGAAGTTTTTGCACCAATGTGGAGAATTCGTGTGAATGATGATGATTATCTCGTTTACGCGATTGAAGGTTCAATCCAAGATATCTCCTAG
- the yycH gene encoding two-component system activity regulator YycH, with the protein MTFENVKSATLTLLVLLSLFLTWELWTFQPEYALLKEAEYVENTKISEERSLTDVIAPQQVILHNNEDVASLDLNDVLFEELYEQLVATNVEDLTVVSWDLASPLKNQSIEFVYPTSIPAEVILNMFPNLSEDTALPTESVDRLILYHVTTKDKIHLRMVSYEEQVSFDFATSFSIGDFQNVYLAKATEYIPVFAYEKRNDEYERFTKHIYLPKEETEYPILTYTTTAISVDVFKQILFSDLLSVKKFRQEGGNESYTDGNRMINVSGRGLYMNYINPISSEGHNRSGKHGVLSSIEFINGHGGWTDDYVLANWTSTLVDEEAHFRLRINHIPVMRMGGQDTMLLSVSRTGNQTAGYSRPLFDLDYTPIGDATRAKTLVSGYDVLSQLEDQEAIEVEKIEDIRIGYEMTKNNAYITVSPFWFMKYGGYWQKIKLDEPTNEVDDYGLE; encoded by the coding sequence GTGACGTTTGAAAATGTGAAATCAGCAACGTTAACTCTTCTCGTTTTGCTCAGTCTTTTTTTAACGTGGGAATTATGGACATTCCAACCCGAATACGCCTTACTAAAAGAAGCAGAGTATGTGGAGAACACAAAAATAAGTGAGGAGCGAAGTTTAACAGATGTTATTGCCCCACAACAGGTGATTCTCCACAACAATGAAGATGTTGCTTCACTTGATTTAAATGATGTGTTATTTGAGGAACTGTATGAGCAGCTTGTGGCCACAAATGTAGAAGATTTAACTGTCGTTAGCTGGGATTTAGCGTCTCCGTTAAAAAATCAGTCGATTGAGTTTGTGTACCCAACCTCTATTCCAGCTGAAGTTATCTTAAATATGTTCCCGAATCTTAGTGAAGATACGGCATTACCAACAGAGTCCGTAGACCGGTTGATTCTTTACCATGTAACGACTAAAGACAAAATTCATTTGCGAATGGTATCATATGAAGAACAAGTCTCTTTTGATTTTGCCACCTCGTTTTCAATTGGTGATTTTCAAAATGTCTATCTAGCAAAAGCAACAGAGTATATTCCTGTGTTTGCCTATGAAAAAAGAAATGATGAGTATGAGCGGTTTACAAAACACATTTATTTACCAAAAGAAGAAACAGAATATCCGATTCTAACTTATACAACAACGGCCATTTCAGTTGATGTGTTTAAGCAAATTTTATTTAGTGATTTATTGTCTGTAAAAAAGTTTCGGCAAGAAGGCGGGAATGAGTCTTATACAGATGGAAATCGAATGATTAATGTCAGTGGTCGAGGATTATATATGAATTACATTAATCCCATTTCAAGTGAAGGTCATAACCGAAGTGGCAAGCATGGTGTATTAAGTAGCATTGAATTTATTAATGGCCATGGAGGTTGGACGGATGATTATGTGCTCGCGAATTGGACGTCCACATTGGTTGACGAAGAAGCGCATTTCCGATTAAGAATAAACCATATTCCGGTCATGCGGATGGGTGGACAAGATACGATGTTATTATCGGTCAGTCGGACAGGGAACCAAACAGCTGGCTATTCTCGACCATTATTTGATTTAGATTACACCCCTATTGGCGATGCAACAAGAGCGAAAACATTGGTTTCTGGTTATGATGTCCTCTCACAACTAGAGGACCAGGAAGCGATAGAAGTGGAAAAAATAGAAGATATTAGAATTGGGTATGAGATGACAAAAAATAATGCGTATATTACGGTAAGCCCATTTTGGTTCATGAAATACGGTGGGTATTGGCAAAAAATAAAATTGGACGAGCCTACAAATGAGGTAGATGATTATGGATTGGAGTAA
- a CDS encoding MBL fold metallo-hydrolase — protein sequence MSFQFSVLASGSTGNAIYVATDTQRWLIDAGVSGKKMEQLLNSIQCDPKDLNGILVSHEHSDHIKGVGILARKFNLPVYANEKTWRAMEKDLGKIDTEQKFHFNLEEVKTFGDLDIESFGVSHDAAEPMFYVFHHQGKKLVLATDMGYVSDRIKGTIKEADVFIFESNHDVNLLRMGKYPWSVKRRIISDVGHVSNEDAAYALSDVIGDKTSRIYLAHLSKDNNMKELARMTVEQILREKDHGVGEQFRIFDTDPDEPTALAVV from the coding sequence ATGAGTTTTCAATTTAGTGTGCTTGCTAGTGGAAGTACTGGCAATGCCATTTATGTAGCAACAGATACGCAACGCTGGCTCATTGATGCCGGCGTCAGCGGCAAAAAAATGGAACAGCTGTTAAATAGCATTCAATGTGACCCTAAAGACTTAAATGGAATTTTAGTCAGCCATGAGCATAGTGACCATATTAAAGGGGTTGGCATCCTAGCGAGGAAATTCAATCTACCAGTCTATGCAAATGAAAAAACATGGCGGGCAATGGAAAAGGACCTTGGTAAAATCGATACAGAACAAAAATTTCATTTTAATCTTGAAGAAGTAAAAACATTTGGAGACCTTGATATTGAATCATTTGGTGTTTCTCATGATGCTGCGGAACCGATGTTTTATGTTTTTCATCATCAAGGCAAAAAATTAGTCCTTGCGACCGATATGGGCTATGTCAGTGACCGTATTAAAGGAACGATTAAAGAAGCCGATGTATTTATTTTTGAATCGAATCATGACGTGAATTTATTAAGAATGGGGAAGTATCCTTGGAGTGTCAAGCGTAGAATTATTAGTGATGTAGGCCATGTTTCAAATGAAGATGCAGCTTATGCGCTATCTGATGTCATTGGTGATAAAACATCACGAATATATTTAGCCCATTTAAGCAAAGATAATAACATGAAAGAATTGGCAAGAATGACAGTCGAGCAAATCCTTCGAGAAAAAGACCATGGAGTCGGTGAACAATTTCGCATTTTTGATACGGATCCTGATGAGCCAACCGCCCTTGCTGTTGTGTAA